TGCGGAGGATCGGAGCGGATGGACGACATGGTGCTGCTTCCGGTTCCTGAGGATCCGACCGTCTCCTTCGACCTGTGGTTCGCGGTCGGTTCGCTGGACGATCCGCCGGGCAAGGAAGGGCTCGCGTACGTGACCGGACAGCTGCTGGCGCAAGGCGCGACCGCCAACAACAGCTACGAGGAGATCCTCGAGAAGCTGTATCCCCTGGCCGCCAGCTACGACGTGCGCGTCGACAAGGAGATGACGACGCTCACCGGCCGCGTGCACCGGGACAAGCTGGACGAGTACCTCCCCCTCCTGGTGGACGCCTTCCTGCGCCCCGCGTTCCGGGAGGACGACTTCGAGCGGGTGCGCAGCGACGCTCTCAACTACGTCCGCAACACTCTCCGCTACGCGTCGGACGAGGAACTGGGAAAGGCGGCCCTCTGGCTGGACGTCTTCGAAGGAACCGGATACGCGCACCCGGTCCAGGGCACCGTCGCCGGCCTCGAGGCCATCTCCTTGGACGACGTGAAGCGGTTCTACGCCGAGCACTTCACCCGAGACAACCTCGTCATCGGCGTCGGCGGCGGGTACGACGACGCGGTCGTCGAGCGCCTTCGCGAAGCCCGGGCATCCCTTCCGGCCGGCCGGCCGGCGGCGCGGCCGGCACCGGAACCCCGGCCCCTGGAGGGCCGGCGGGTCCTCCTCGTCAGCAAGCCCGGAGCCGACGCTTCGATCAGCTTCGGCTTCCCCATCGACGTCCGGCGGGGCGATCCCGATTTCTACGCCCTGTGGGTGGCCAACTCCTGGCTCGGCGAGCACCGCAACTCTTCGAGCCACCTCTACCAGGTGATCCGGGAGGCGCGCGGCCTCAACTACGGCGACTACTCCTACATCGAGGCCTTCCCCGAGGGGGGCCAGCGAACGATGCCCCCGACGAACGTGGGCCGGCGGCAGCAGCTCTTCGAGGTCTGGATCCGCACCTTGCCCAACGAGCAGGCGCACTTCGCGCTGCGGGCCGCCGTCCGGGAGCTGGCTCATCTCGTCGACCACGGCCTCACGGAGGAGCAGTTCGAGCTGACGCGGTCTTTCCTCAGCAAGTACGTGCTCCACTTCGCCGACACGACGGCGGCCCGGCTGGGTTACGCCATCGACGACCGCTTCTACGGAATCGAAGGAAGCCACCTGGAGAACTTCAGGCGCCGCCTGGCCGACCTGACGCTGGAGGAGGTCAACGCCGCGATCCGGCGGCATCTCCAGTACCGCAACCTGGACATCGCCATCGTGACCGGGGACGCGGAGCGGCTCGCGGAGGCGCTGGCGTCCGACGCCCCCAGCCCGATCAGCTACGCGGCACCGAAGCCGCCGGAGATCCTGGCCGAAGACGAGGAGATCGCCACCTACCCGCTGAAGATCCCGCGCGACCGGATCCGCATCGTTCCGGTGACCGAGATCTTCGAGCGCTGAGGCCGCTCAGGCTCCGCCGGCGACGATCTCGGCGAAAGCGCGCCGGAAGCAGTCCGACACCCGGCCACGGAACGACCCGGCGCTCTCCCCCGGTTCGGGGCGAATCGGCGGGTAGAAGCGGTACGGGACGGTCACGCCGCGGCGGAAGCGGCGGCGCCGCTCGTCGATCACCAGCTCCGTGTTCGCGGTCATGACGACCTGGATGGGAAGTCCGCGCTCGAACGCGTAGCGGATCATGCCGGCGCGCAGGGGCAGCGGCTCGCGACCGTGGTGCCGGTGCCCCTCCGGGTACACGATGAGCCCTTCCAGCGGGCTGCGCTCGAACTCGCGGTCGAGCCAGGCGAAGAAAGACGCCTTCGTCTTGCGGCGGCCCCGGACGAAGAACCAGGTCGAGCGGTCGAGCCGCGTGACCAGCCAGACCATCGGAAAGAGCCCGGCGACGAGCATGCGCGACAAGGTCGCCGCGCGGCCGTCGGTGACGACCTTGTGAACGAAGAAATCGGCCACGCTGCGATGAGGGC
Above is a window of Acidobacteriota bacterium DNA encoding:
- a CDS encoding insulinase family protein, with amino-acid sequence MIRRPACPLVVLSLLVAAGCGGSERMDDMVLLPVPEDPTVSFDLWFAVGSLDDPPGKEGLAYVTGQLLAQGATANNSYEEILEKLYPLAASYDVRVDKEMTTLTGRVHRDKLDEYLPLLVDAFLRPAFREDDFERVRSDALNYVRNTLRYASDEELGKAALWLDVFEGTGYAHPVQGTVAGLEAISLDDVKRFYAEHFTRDNLVIGVGGGYDDAVVERLREARASLPAGRPAARPAPEPRPLEGRRVLLVSKPGADASISFGFPIDVRRGDPDFYALWVANSWLGEHRNSSSHLYQVIREARGLNYGDYSYIEAFPEGGQRTMPPTNVGRRQQLFEVWIRTLPNEQAHFALRAAVRELAHLVDHGLTEEQFELTRSFLSKYVLHFADTTAARLGYAIDDRFYGIEGSHLENFRRRLADLTLEEVNAAIRRHLQYRNLDIAIVTGDAERLAEALASDAPSPISYAAPKPPEILAEDEEIATYPLKIPRDRIRIVPVTEIFER